A single genomic interval of Pseudochaenichthys georgianus chromosome 3, fPseGeo1.2, whole genome shotgun sequence harbors:
- the tex9 gene encoding testis-expressed protein 9 isoform X2, translating to MAERSFDKKLRPSQPGVSQPKKCPSSCTKAERSKRIEVRPQVKSASGPTKNHTDDLLAKEEQYKLMNAELEAKTADLVRQAEQLMRDQNEVLSKPLSTLLLSDIEDEERSRIPKLKQRTLQGPGVKGVTKKRVTSTSNNMCTGQQDKEPHLKTATSKASRVDDLVAGEDSADSFLANTIRSMEEKMNNIMIHESVMDDFDTAGENVGSGVSDAQIRVLKAKLGIMQEELDQFSCEYYKKDDENANLSARIKELEEDRVRLQKTTNIQQTQIEKHRALAEESNRKCEGVQLQVSALQKEIEHLNRSQKQAVAVHSSVEVRLNRALEEGERLKTQLNKMKQTSKDKISEEHQSKEHLLAENKMLKKQKAELIVGFKKQLKLIDILQRQKMHFEAAKLLSFTEQEFMKALDWGKS from the exons ATGGCCGAAAGAAGTTTTGATAAAAAGCTCCGGCCATCTCAGCCTGGCGTCTCTCAG CCCAAGAAATGCCCATCCTCGTGCACTAAGGCCGAGAGGTCGAAGAGGATTGAAGTACGACCGCAGGTCAAATCTGCCTCAGGCCCAAcgaaaaatcacacagatgacCTTTTGGCCAAGGAAGAACAATACAA aCTCATGAATGCAGAGCTGGAAGCCAAAACAGCTGATCTAGTAAGACAGGCAGAACAACTTATG AGAGACCAGAATGAAGTTCTGTCAAAACCCTTATCTACCCTCCTGCTTTCGGACATTGAGGATGAAGAGAGGTCAAG GATACCAAAGCTAAAACAGAGAACTCTGCAGGGGCCCGGTGTAAAG GGGGTGACCAAAAAAAGAGTCACATCAACATCAAACAACATGTGTACTGGTCAACAAGACAAGGAGCCTCACTTGAAAACAGC AACCTCAAAGGCTTCTCGTGTGGATGATTTAGTTGCTGGAGAAGACTCTGCTGATTCTTTCCTGGCTAATACAATACGTAGCATGGAGGAGAAGATGAACAACATCATGATTCATGAAAGTGTCATGGATGATTTTGATACTGCTGGAGAAAATGTAGGATCAG GTGTTTCAGATGCTCAAATACGAGTTCTGAAGGCAAAACTAGGGATCATGCAAGAGGAACTGGATCAATTCTCATGTGAATATTACAAGAAG GATGATGAAAATGCTAACCTTAGTGCAAGAATCAAGGAGCTTGAGGAGGATCGAGTCAGACTGCAGAAAACAACAAACATCCAGCAGACACAGATCGAGAAGCACAGAGCGCTAGCAGAGGAGTCCAACAGAAAATGTGAAGGTGTTCAACTGCAAGTGTCTGCTCTCCAAAAA GAAATAGAACATCTGAACAGATCGCAGAAACAAGCGGTGGCCGTCCACAGCAGCGTGGAGGTGCGTCTGAACAGAGCCTTGGAGGAGGGGGAGAGGCTGAAGACTCAACTCAACAAGATGAAACAGACCAGCAAG GACAAGATCAGCGAGGAACATCAGAGTAAAGAACATCTCCTTGctgaaaacaaaatgttaaaaaagcaGAAAGCAGAACTCATTGTGGGTTTTAAGAAACAGCTCAAGCTGATTGACATTCTCCAAAGACAAAAG ATGCATTTTGAAGCTGCCAAGCTGCTGTCATTCACCGAACAGGAGTTCATGAAAGCTCTAGACTGGGGGAAGTCATAA
- the tex9 gene encoding testis-expressed protein 9 isoform X1 translates to MAERSFDKKLRPSQPGVSQPKKCPSSCTKAERSKRIEVRPQVKSASGPTKNHTDDLLAKEEQYKLMNAELEAKTADLVRQAEQLMRDQNEVLSKPLSTLLLSDIEDEERSRIPKLKQRTLQGPGVKGVTKKRVTSTSNNMCTGQQDKEPHLKTATSKASRVDDLVAGEDSADSFLANTIRSMEEKMNNIMIHESVMDDFDTAGENVGSGVSDAQIRVLKAKLGIMQEELDQFSCEYYKKDDENANLSARIKELEEDRVRLQKTTNIQQTQIEKHRALAEESNRKCEGVQLQVSALQKEIEHLNRSQKQAVAVHSSVEVRLNRALEEGERLKTQLNKMKQTSKDKISEEHQSKEHLLAENKMLKKQKAELIVGFKKQLKLIDILQRQKVSVSNSLLPIGTLFSVSSKCNSFDADAF, encoded by the exons ATGGCCGAAAGAAGTTTTGATAAAAAGCTCCGGCCATCTCAGCCTGGCGTCTCTCAG CCCAAGAAATGCCCATCCTCGTGCACTAAGGCCGAGAGGTCGAAGAGGATTGAAGTACGACCGCAGGTCAAATCTGCCTCAGGCCCAAcgaaaaatcacacagatgacCTTTTGGCCAAGGAAGAACAATACAA aCTCATGAATGCAGAGCTGGAAGCCAAAACAGCTGATCTAGTAAGACAGGCAGAACAACTTATG AGAGACCAGAATGAAGTTCTGTCAAAACCCTTATCTACCCTCCTGCTTTCGGACATTGAGGATGAAGAGAGGTCAAG GATACCAAAGCTAAAACAGAGAACTCTGCAGGGGCCCGGTGTAAAG GGGGTGACCAAAAAAAGAGTCACATCAACATCAAACAACATGTGTACTGGTCAACAAGACAAGGAGCCTCACTTGAAAACAGC AACCTCAAAGGCTTCTCGTGTGGATGATTTAGTTGCTGGAGAAGACTCTGCTGATTCTTTCCTGGCTAATACAATACGTAGCATGGAGGAGAAGATGAACAACATCATGATTCATGAAAGTGTCATGGATGATTTTGATACTGCTGGAGAAAATGTAGGATCAG GTGTTTCAGATGCTCAAATACGAGTTCTGAAGGCAAAACTAGGGATCATGCAAGAGGAACTGGATCAATTCTCATGTGAATATTACAAGAAG GATGATGAAAATGCTAACCTTAGTGCAAGAATCAAGGAGCTTGAGGAGGATCGAGTCAGACTGCAGAAAACAACAAACATCCAGCAGACACAGATCGAGAAGCACAGAGCGCTAGCAGAGGAGTCCAACAGAAAATGTGAAGGTGTTCAACTGCAAGTGTCTGCTCTCCAAAAA GAAATAGAACATCTGAACAGATCGCAGAAACAAGCGGTGGCCGTCCACAGCAGCGTGGAGGTGCGTCTGAACAGAGCCTTGGAGGAGGGGGAGAGGCTGAAGACTCAACTCAACAAGATGAAACAGACCAGCAAG GACAAGATCAGCGAGGAACATCAGAGTAAAGAACATCTCCTTGctgaaaacaaaatgttaaaaaagcaGAAAGCAGAACTCATTGTGGGTTTTAAGAAACAGCTCAAGCTGATTGACATTCTCCAAAGACAAAAGGTAAGTGTCTCTAACTCACTGTTACCAATAGGCACCCTGTTTTCAGTTTCCTCTAAATGTAACTCTTTTGATGCAGATGCATTTTGA
- the LOC117468048 gene encoding LOW QUALITY PROTEIN: DNA-binding protein RFX7-like (The sequence of the model RefSeq protein was modified relative to this genomic sequence to represent the inferred CDS: deleted 2 bases in 1 codon), translated as MLSSPRTPSHASRPAQPSTPTPRPNVMAEEDQQPPPDRGASSMPGLLTGLQGAEASALQLRIKNSICKSVQSKVENILQDVERFSDIEKLYLYLKLPSGPNTNIEKSEQSALSSSRTQQMHAFNWIRHHLEEYPETSLPKQEVYDEYKSFCDNLNYHPLSAADFGKMMKNVFPNMKARRLGMRGKSKYCYSGLRKRLVIHMPSLPTLDLHKTGDGLQCDVLDSPGQLGGIKEDVRFAACDLVCEWAQKVLKRQFDVVEDLARFLIDSHYISNKSLAALTIMTGTATEVKLPQMVSAFVPASEALSFQPHVITLSSPPVDAKQQLQRKIQRKQQEQKLHSPFPGEGQTKRAESVPCASPTPPSPQPTIGIMVAAVQSPLTVQRSRQLMCPSPLGTVENKMMPINFQMVTQQVQAVRHSPKNILASPVGERTARQRYAQILPKPVATTAITLRSPSTMIISNSPVKTMMTTCHVSPVSLVNLTAISLATNSSNTTTSFTNATLRPASTSVSSSAEDVSFNRSMRSVSAVPILAPVARPGQTTNTQTIDVEMEVEAIHKNSQMQNPGSLNFSHEAMVNRAVGALQRAASVPIPQSKGFLESTSISNCHGRSSSGINTAVQSSNNGADNTSNLHLTPSTQNTSAVPLLNTSTPTSFGENGGVTAAKEGFLSTKNLRKRSCFSPDFSPIKRAFMPQQPEPGGAAGLGYVTRNTVGNILRPGAPTRPESAPVTREVEMKMISPQAHSLCTSSFRSSGFYSVARSQSSMQRKNTHTVMENSISDSHSLMQQQQGHTTPNVHAIPNNTGFQTLTGVSDVRSLSCQPNIYTQSNSEPLDFLNQATISSQLPMQTDMDYFHFDDDVTQDSIVEELVQMEEQMKLNNMQEFGGCVTPQGQQAAMPDNMMSTNQTMTSFYHAANSHSNPMQTPTPTPTPTPTPTSEMLGGPQRFTVESPFSRIASTTPVDSALGSSRHTPVGTPHSNCSSTVPPSPVECRNPFAFTPINSSIPGFHDGNTVSSSPVKPMQRPMATHPDKTRLEWMNNSYNSSSLNKVNSGMGILPGYQGLIGDQFQKPHAFAVPHARHHDGHFGRLTPISPVQQQQAANMAKQEGFAVPAPLDNKATNSPATTFRCRSVSPAVHQRNLTGNTGNLSHMPRSVVSPFNSPVTPEMLNIFANSHTNLGLSSMAQRSHSVPLNVMMQTEVQTTSGQQCNSNNITNVLLSKLEGDHDNNVRGLGINNLPSSYTARMNLTQILESDPDLSCSDNHLSLMNSDPTSTCKMQRPNYLMENAINEQMTILAGDHRVQSTIGEQHRQQAQSMLLTSQQHQEELQHQLDFSSTMKNFLTDNGLTAGTQLMDQGSELTTGGADFPCEIRMTSELSSSINDLNALDTELLFDPNQQQGQYQNAAAEEELVNDALFQQITSDTAHSNGLDWLESKDQPTVGLMG; from the exons ATGTTGTCTAGCCCGAGAACACCCTCCCACGCCTCCCgtccagcccagcccagt aCACCCACCCCGAGGCCCAACGTGATGGCCGAGGAGGACCAGCAGCCGCCGCCGGACCGCGGGGCAAGCAGCATGCCCGGCCTGCTCACCGGGCTGCAGGGCGCCGAGGCCAGCGCGCTGCAGCTCCGGATCAAGAACTCCATCTG CAAATCTGTTCAATCAAAAGTGGAAAACATTCTG CAAGATGTGGAGAGGTTCTCAGACATTGAAAAACTCTACCTCTACCTTAAGTTGCCTTCTGGTCCGAACACTAACATCGAGAAAAG TGAGCAGAGCGCCCTGTCATCCAGCCGCACGCAGCAGATGCATGCGTTTAACTGGATCCGCCATCATTTAGAGGAATACCCAGAGACCTCTCTTCCCAAACAGGAGGTCTATGATGAATACAA GAGCTTCTGTGACAATCTGAACTACCACCCACTGAGTGCGGCAGACTTTGGGAAAATGATGAAAAATGTCTTCCCGAACATGAAGGCTCGTCGACTTGGCATGAGAGGAAAATCAAA ATATTGCTATAGTGGACTGAGGAAGAGGCTGGTTATTCACATGCCATCTTTACCCACTCTGGATCTTCATAAAACAGGGGACGGG CTCCAATGTGATGTCCTGGATTCACCGGGCCAGCTGGGCGGTATTAAGGAAGACGTGAGGTTTGCCGCCTGTGATCTGGTGTGTGAGTGGGCCCAAAAGGTGCTGAAACGCCAGTTTGATGTCGTAGAAGACTTGGCTCGCTTCCTGATCGACAGCCATTACATCAGCAACAAGTCCCTGGCAGCGCTCACCATTATGACCGGCACAGCAACAG AGGTAAAGCTTCCACAGATGGTGTCAGCGTTCGTCCCGGCCTCTGAGGCTCTCTCCTTCCAGCCTCATGTGATAACTCTGTCCTCGCCGCCTGTCGATGCAAAGCAGCAGCTCCAGAGAAAGATCCAGAGGAAACAACAAGAGCAGAAGCTGCACTCTCCTTTTCCTGGAGAGGGACAAACCAAGAGGGCAGAGAGTGTGCCTTGTGCCAGCCCCACCCCTCCGTCACCTCAGCCCACCATCGGCATCATGGTCGCTGCAGTGCAGAGCCCCCTCACG GTACAGAGAAGCAGGCAGCTGATGTGTCCCAGTCCACTGGGAACAGTGGAGAACAAAATGATGCCTATTAACTTCCAAATGGTGACCCAGCAAGTTCAGGCAGTGAGGCATAGTCCCAAAAATATTCTAGCCAGTCCCGTGGGAGAACGCACTGCCCGGCAGCGATATGCGCAAATCCTGCCCAAACCGGTGGCCACGACTGCCATCACTTTGCGCTCGCCCTCCACCATGATCATCAGCAACAGCCCTGTGAAGACCATGATGACCACATGTCATGTCAGCCCGGTCAGTTTGGTCAACTTGACAGCCATATCGCTGGCAACCAACAGCAGCAATACCACCACTTCCTTTACAAATGCCACTCTGCGGCCGGCCTCTACAAGCGTAAGTAGTTCTGCAGAAGACGTCAGCTTCAATCGGAGTATGAGGAGCGTCTCTGCAGTCCCCATCCTGGCCCCGGTGGCCAGACCAGGGCAGACTACTAACACTCAAACCATCGATGTTGAAATGGAAGTTGAAGCTATACATAAAAACAGCCAAATGCAAAATCCTGGCTCTTTGAATTTTTCTCATGAAGCCATGGTAAACAGAGCTGTAGGGGCTTTACAGAGGGCTGCCAGTGTGCCCATACCTCAGTCTAAAGGCTTCCTGGAGAGCACCTCTATCTCTAACTGCCACGGGAGGTCCTCCTCGGGCATTAACACTGCAGTCCAAAGCAGCAATAATGGTGCTGATAATACAAGCAACTTGCACTTAACACCTTCCACTCAGAATACCAGCGCTGTTCCTTTACTGAACACCAGCACACCAACTTCTTTTGGAGAAAACGGCGGAGTGACAGCAGCAAAGGAAGGTTTCCTGTCTACTAAGAACCTCAGGAAACGTTCATGCTTCAGTCCAGATTTTTCTCCAATCAAAAGGGCTTTTATGCCCCAGCAGCCAGAGCCAGGGGGCGCTGCTGGTTTAGGATATGTGACTAGAAACACGGTCGGTAACATCCTGCGCCCAGGAGCTCCAACTAGACCTGAAAGTGCACCAGTGACCAGGGAGGTAGAGATGAAAATGATCTCCCCTCAAGCCCACTCACTCTGCACTTCCTCTTTCAGATCGAGTGGATTCTACTCTGTTGCCAGATCACAGAGCTCAATGCAGAGGAAAAACACTCACACTGTTATGGAAAATAGCATCTCAGACAGTCACTCATTAATGCAGCAACAGCAGGGGCACACAACGCCTAACGTGCATGCCATACCTAATAACACCGGCTTCCAAACACTTACAGGAGTGAGTGATGTTAGGAGTTTAAGCTGTCAACCCAATATCTACACCCAGTCTAACTCTGAACCATTAGACTTTTTGAATCAAGCCACGATATCAAGCCAGCTCCCTATGCAGACAGATATGGACTACTTTCACTTTGATGATGATGTGACCCAGGACAGCATTGTGGAGGAGCTGGTGCAGATGGAGGAGCAGATGAAGCTTAACAACATGCAGGAGTTTGGAGGCTGCGTCACACCACAAGGCCAACAGGCAGCCATGCCGGACAACATGATGTCCACCAATCAGACCATGACTTCTTTCTATCATGCTGCAAACAGCCACAGCAACCCAATGCAGACTCCGACACCCACTCCTACTCCCACACCAACACCAACATCAGAGATGCTGGGAGGACCCCAACGCTTCACCGTAGAGAGCCCCTTCTCCCGCATCGCCTCCACCACCCCGGTGGATAGCGCTCTGGGAAGCAGTCGTCACACCCCAGTGGGTACGCCACACTCCAACTGCAGCAGCACCGTGCCTCCCAGTCCCGTGGAGTGCAGGAACCCGTTTGCCTTTACACCCATCAACTCCAGCATCCCTGGTTTCCATGACGGCAACACCGTCTCCAGCAGCCCGGTCAAGCCCATGCAGAGGCCGATGGCGACCCACCCAGACAAAACCAGGCTGGAGTGGATGAACAACAGCTACAACAGCAGCAGCTTAAACAAGGTAAACAGTGGAATGGGAATCCTCCCCGGCTATCAAGGCCTGATAGGTGACCAATTTCAAAAGCCTCACGCCTTCGCCGTCCCTCATGCGCGGCACCACGACGGCCATTTTGGGCGCTTGACTCCCATCTCGCCTGTTCAGCAGCAGCAAGCAGCTAACATGGCCAAGCAGGAGGGCTTTGCTGTGCCTGCCCCTCTGGATAACAAAGCCACCAACTCACCAGCTACAACTTTTCGATGTCGCAGTGTAAGCCCCGCTGTTCATCAGAGGAACTTGACCGGAAACACGGGAAACCTTTCCCATATGCCTCGTTCAGTTGTGTCTCCCTTTAACTCCCCTGTGACGCCTGagatgttaaacatatttgcAAACAGCCATACAAATCTCGGGTTGAGCAGCATGGCTCAGAGGAGCCATTCTGTGCCGCTCAACGTCATGATGCAAACTGAGGTCCAGACAACGTCAGGACAACAGTGCAACAGCAATAACATCACCAATGTTCTTCTGAGCAAACTGGAGGGGGACCATGACAACAATGTCCGGGGTCTGGGAATCAATAACTTACCCTCCAGCTACACTGCACGCATGAACCTCACCCAGATCCTGGAGTCTGACCCCGACCTCTCCTGCAGTGACAACCACCTCAGCCTGATGAACTCTGACCCCACCAGCACATGCAAGATGCAGAGGCCTAATTACTTAATGGAAAATGCTATTAACGAACAAATGACAATCTTAGCAGGTGATCACCGAGTACAATCAACTATTGGAGAGCAGCATCGACAACAGGCCCAGTCTATGCTGCTAACCTCACAGCAGCATCAAGAAGAACTTCAGCATCAGTTGGATTTCAGCAGCACTATGAAAAACTTCCTGACTGACAACGGCCTCACTGCCGGCACTCAGCTCATGGACCAGGGGTCTGAGCTGACTACAGGCGGGGCAGATTTCCCTTGTGAGATCAGAATGACCTCAGAGCTCTCCAGCAGCATCAACGACCTCAACGCATTGGACACAGAGCTTCTGTTTGACCCCAACCAGCAGCAAGGGCAATATCAAAATGCCGCTGCAGAGGAGGAGCTGGTGAATGATGCGCTGTTTCAGCAAATTACCAGCGACACGGCACATTCGAATGGACTCGACTGGCTTGAAAGCAAAGATCAACCAACTGTAGGGTTGATGGGTTGA